A window of the Plutella xylostella chromosome 11, ilPluXylo3.1, whole genome shotgun sequence genome harbors these coding sequences:
- the LOC125488573 gene encoding uncharacterized protein LOC125488573 has product MEDDIDIEEHDLLNNPALGGVFPDLTILKSEIVDFNISTETPTKTQVPERNENQLDGTLASNSGSLPPVCPTHDTDVKPDICIGIDDTKTIVGNTRNLSESDVIVCHCKKDSEDTDVKPNLLCTDIDDTKTLVSNNLSESDRIVPQVYSNRIKLNSGIDVNSILELDYNIKK; this is encoded by the exons ATGGAGGACGACATAGACATAGAGGAGCATGATCTGTTGAACAACCCAGCCTTGGGGGGCGTGTTTCCAGATCTTACCATTTTGAAAAGTGAAATCGTGGATTTCAACATTAGTACAG AAACTCCGACAAAGACACAAGTTCCAGAAAGAAATGAAAACCAACTGGATGGTACTTTGGCATCGAACAGTGGAAGTCTTCCTCCCGTGTGCCCCACGCATGACACAGATGTCAAACCTGACATATGTATAGGCATTGATGATACAAAAACTATTGTGGGAAATACTCGTAATTTATCAGAATCTGATGTAATAGTTTGTCATTGTAAAAAGGACTCTGAAGACACAGATGTCAAACCTAACCTCCTATGTACTGACATTGATGATACAAAAACTTTAGTGAGCAATAATTTATCAGAATCTGACAGAATAGTCCCTCAAGTTTACAGCAACAGAATAAAACTGAATAGCGGAATAGATGTGAACAGTATCCTAGAATTAGACTataatattaagaaataa